One Glycine soja cultivar W05 chromosome 2, ASM419377v2, whole genome shotgun sequence genomic region harbors:
- the LOC114381449 gene encoding uncharacterized protein LOC114381449: protein MEEEHAAKAPLPDAFLQFLETNGLDPSIYTAIDSTPRYIRLKPGFESCIEEVEAEVKCKLEKLEWLPGFYSLPPHVQIAGSRAYREGKIYGIDAASGAAVMALNISPGDHVLDLCAAPGAKLCMILDLLGDSGSVAGVDVARHRLAACRTMLQKYMIGGRCRLFVADGTAFSVIPSGFCSDCKSCESGLEGRVDVFKEWTSRRPWKERKKANKSGTAQLVSRSQPPELIYYGQHSGVVGLTKGELYRTLSDNEIANHGYDKVLVDAECTHDGSVKHIQKFEDWGWGTLQRRVLDAERTDDLHTLQLNLLTNGFRLLKVGGSLVYSTCSLTIAQNEDVVEQFLKENETAELTEIDAASDWPCKGGRIPKTWRFDPLTSQTSGLFVAKFTKVVI from the exons ATGGAAGAAGAACACGCTGCAAAGGCGCCACTGCCGGACGCTTTCCTTCAGTTCCTGGAGACCAACGGGCTCGACCCTTCCATTTACACTGCTATTGATTCCACCCCACGATACATTCG GTTGAAACCCGGTTTCGAATCATGTATTGAAGAGGTTGAAGCAGAGGTGAAATGCAAACTCGAAAAATTAGAGTGGTTACCGGGATTTTACTCTCTTCCACCTCACGTTCAAATTGCTGGTTCTAGGGCATACCGAGAAGGGAAG ATATATGGAATTGATGCAGCTTCTGGAGCTGCAGTTATGGCTTTAAATATATCACCTGGGGATCATGTTCTCGACCTGTGTGCTGCTCCTG gtgcCAAACTTTGTATGATTTTGGACCTTCTTGGTGATTCAGGCTCTGTGGCTGGAGTGGATGTTGCAAGGCATCGTTTGGCAGCGTGTAGGACAATGCTGCAGAAATATATGATTGGTGGTCGGTGCCGGCTTTTTGTTGCTGATGGAACAGCATTTTCAGTTATTCCTAGCGGATTTTGTTCTGACTGCAAATCAT GTGAGTCTGGATTGGAAGGAAGAGTGGATGTGTTCAAGGAGTGGACATCTAGAAGACCAtggaaagagaggaaaaaggcAAATAAAAGTGGGACTGCACAATTGGTGTCTAGGTCTCAGCCTCCTGAGCTCATTTATTATGGACAACATTCTGGAGTTGTTGGTCTTACTAAAGGAGAATTATATAGGACTTTATCTGACAATGAGATTGCAAATCATGGCTATGACAAG GTCCTTGTGGATGCAGAGTGCACTCATGACGGTTCAGTTAAACATATTCAGAAGTTTGAAGATTGGGGCTGGGGAACTCTTCAGCGCCGTGTACTAGATGCTGAGAGGACTGATGACTTGCATACTCTTCAG TTGAATCTTCTCACCAATGGTTTCCGACTGCTAAAAGTTGGAGGGTCCCTCGTCTACAGCACTTGCAG CTTAACTATTGCACAAAATGAAGATGTGGTGGAACAATTCTTGAAGGAAAACGAAACTGCTG AGTTGACGgagatagatgctgccagtgatTGGCCTTGCAAGGGTGGTCGCATACCGAAAACATGGCGATTTGACCCTTTAACATCACAAACCAGTGGACTATTTGTAGCAAAGTTCACAAAagttgtcatttga
- the LOC114381453 gene encoding oligopeptide transporter 7-like, producing the protein MANDPEINSPLIKRHVNNADANTSSSPDGGENSPIEQVALTVPVGDDPSLPSFTFRTWILGTLACALLSFLNQFFGYRREPLSVTAISAQIAVVPAGHLMAAAVTRRVFMRGTKWEFTLNPGKFNVKEHVLITIFASSGAASVYAIHFVSAVKVFYRKELTVLAALLVVITTQVLGFGWAGVFRRYLVEPATMWWPQNLVQVSLFRALHEQEKRPKGGLTRNQFFLIAFLCSFAYYVFPGYLIPMLTSISWICWVFPTSVIAHQLGSGLHGLGLGAIGFDWSSICSYLGSPLASPWFATANVAAGFAIFMYVIMPIAYWTNLYKARSFPIFSDDLFMSNGQKYNISAITDSKFHLDMEAYEREGPLYLSTMFAMSYGIGFACLSATLVHVLLFHGSEIWRLSKSAFQENKIDIHTKIMRKHYKQVPEWWFLCILLFNITATIFICEYFNNQLQLPWWGVVLACIVAISFTLPVGVIRATTNQAPALNIITEYIIGYIYPGYPVAIMLFKVYGNVSMKQAIFFLQDFKLGHYMKIPPREMFFAQVLGTLISAVVHLLTAWWLMNTVPNICERELLPAGSPWTCPGDHVFYDASVVWGLIGPRRIFGDLGHYSAINWFFLAGAIAPFLVWLAHKAFPNKQWIRLITVPVLLGALADMPPATAVNYTSWVLVGFLSGFVVYRYYRDWWSRHNYVLSGALDAGLAFMGVLLYLCLGMKQISLNWWGSDPDGCPLASCPTSPGVESKGCSVY; encoded by the exons ATGGCTAATGATCCTGAAATCAACTCACCTCTAA ttaAAAGGCATGTCAACAACGCCGACGCCAACACCTCGAGCTCGCCGGACGGCGGCGAGAATTCTCCGATCGAGCAGGTGGCGCTGACGGTTCCGGTGGGCGACGATCCATCACTTCCTTCCTTCACTTTCCGGACATGGATTTTGGGAACTCTAGCCTGCGCTCTCCTCTCGTTCCTGAACCAGTTCTTCGGGTACAGGCGGGAGCCGCTTTCGGTGACGGCGATCTCGGCGCAGATAGCGGTGGTGCCGGCGGGGCACCTGATGGCGGCGGCGGTGACAAGGCGCGTGTTCATGAGAGGCACAAAATGGGAATTCACGCTGAATCCGGGGAAGTTCAACGTGAAGGAGCACGTGCTCATTACCATCTTCGCCAGTTCCGGAGCCGCAAGCGTCTACGCCATCCACTTCGTTAGCGCCGTTAAAGTGTTCTACCGGAAGGAGTTAACGGTTTTGGCGGCGTTATTGGTAGTTATAACGACGCAGGTTTTGGGCTTCGGTTGGGCCGGGGTTTTCAGACGCTACCTCGTCGAGCCCGCTACCATGTGGTGGCCCCAAAATCTTGTTCAGGTCTCGCTCTTCAG GGCGCTGCATGAGCAAGAGAAGAGACCAAAGGGAGGGTTAACTAGGAATCAGTTTTTCCTTATAGCATTCCTTTGCAGTTTTGCATATTATGTCTTCCCTGGCTACTTGATCccaatgttaacatcaatttcgTGGATTTGCTGGGTGTTTCCCACTTCCGTTATAGCACACCAATTAGGTTCAGGGTTGCATGGTCTTGGACTTGGTGCTATTGGCTTTGACTGGTCAAGTATATGTTCCTATCTTGGTAGCCCTTTGGCTAGCCCATGGTTTGCCACGGCTAATGTTGCTGCCGGTTTTGCCATTTTCATGTATGTCATCATGCCCATTGCGTATTGGACTAACCTTTACAAGGCAAGAAGTTTTCCCATATTTTCAGATGATCTATTCATGTCCAATGGTCAAAAGTACAACATCTCAGCTATCACAGACTCCAAGTTTCACCTTGACATGGAGGCTTATGAGCGTGAAGGCCCTCTTTATCTTAGCACCATGTTTGCTATGTCATATGGCATTGGTTTTGCTTGCCTTTCTGCAACCCTTGTTCATGTATTGCTCTTCCATGGGAG TGAAATATGGCGGCTAAGTAAGTCTGCTTTCCAAGAGAATAAGATAGATATACACACGAAGATCATGAGAAAGCATTATAAACAAGTTCCTGAATGGTGGTTTCTTTGCATTCTTCTGTTCAACATCACGGCAACTATATTTATATGTGAATATTTTAACAATCAACTCCAACTACCATGGTGGGGTGTGGTGTTAGCTTGTATTGTTGCCATATCATTTACTCTTCCGGTTGGAGTGATTAGAGCCACAACAAATCAG GCACCAGCTTTGAATATAATAACAGAGTACATAATTGGATACATCTACCCGGGATATCCTGTTGCCATTATGTTGTTTAAAGTGTATGGGAATGTGAGCATGAAGCAGGCGATTTTCTTTTTACAAGATTTTAAGCTTGGCCATTACATGAAGATTCCTCCAAGAGAAATGTTCTTTGCACAG GTACTTGGCACCTTAATATCTGCAGTGGTGCATTTGCTAACAGCATGGTGGCTGATGAACACTGTTCCAAATATATGCGAACGAGAATTGCTTCCAGCAGGTAGTCCATGGACTTGCCCTGGTGATCATGTGTTCTATGATGCATCTGTGGTATGGGGTTTGATAGGACCACGTAGAATTTTTGGAGATCTTGGACACTACTCAGCCATCAATTGGTTTTTCTTGGCTGGAGCTATTGCTCCTTTCTTGGTTTGGCTAGCACACAAGGCTTTTCCAAATAAGCAATGGATTAGACTTATCACTGTGCCTGTGCTCTTGGGAGCATTAGCTGACATGCCTCCAGCCACAGCAGTAAACTACACAAGTTGGGTTCTTGTTGGGTTTCTCTCAGGGTTTGTTGTCTACCGTTACTATCGCGATTGGTGGAGCCGACACAACTATGTCTTGTCTGGGGCACTTGATGCTGGATTAGCCTTCATGGGTGTTTTGCTCTACTTGTGTTTGGGGATGAAACAGATTAGCCTAAACTGGTGGGGTAGTGATCCTGATGGATGCCCATTAGCTTCATGTCCAACTTCTCCTGGTGTTGAATCTAAAGGGTGTTCTGTTTACTGA